The following proteins are encoded in a genomic region of Oncorhynchus kisutch isolate 150728-3 linkage group LG6, Okis_V2, whole genome shotgun sequence:
- the LOC109891852 gene encoding hepatitis A virus cellular receptor 2 homolog, giving the protein MAAGSGPSFLRWILVLLTVSARCSVSAFKVMEGDTATLSCQYSVGRLGLSGVCWGRECGTFWCNNIIVQTDEHGVISKVSDRYRMTGDVLAGEMDLGILDVKQTDSGPYCCRVDIDGIFNDKKVIQNLRVMKAAPVTIMSTTTEANPATDHWKAVESSHIAIPRQNTSVLHSVTLVDDPFPSLSLQINIPVLSLSLSLLLLIVGALVILGFKRMHRRALKAGCLSAKEPPHIIYEIRMRRPVEENICTLDKGGGTYSRYGTLLLTRTLVKCSATYSM; this is encoded by the exons ATGGCTGCTGGTTCTGGACCATCTTTCCTGCGTTGGATCCTTGTCCTCCTAACAGTCTCAG CCAGGTGTTCGGTGTCGGCGTTCAAGGTGATGGAAGGTGATACTGCGACATTGTCCTGTCAATATTCAGTGGGCCGTTTGGGTTTGAGCGGTGTGTGTTGGGGCCGAGAATGTGGCACGTTCTGGTGCAATAACATTATCGTGCAGACAGACGAACATGGGGTCATCTCCAAGGTTTCGGACAGATACAGAATGACAGGTGATGTCCTCGCGGGAGAAATGGACCTTGGAATTCTCGACGTCAAGCAGACGGACAGCGGGCCGTACTGTTGCAGAGTGGACATAGACGGCATTTTCAACGACAAAAAAGTAATCCAAAACTTGAGGGTCATGAAAG ctgCTCCAGTAACCATTATGTCAACAACCACAGAAGCTAACCCTGCCACAG ACCACTGGAAAGCTGTTGAGTCGTCACACATAGCCATTCCAAGACAGAACACCAGTGTTTTGCATTCTGTAACACTG GTGGATGACCCtttccccagcctctctctccagatCAACATCCcggtactctctctctccctcagtctacTCCTACTCATAGTGGGGGCATTGGTCATACTGGGGTTCAAAC GGATGCACAGAAGAGCTCTAAAAGCAGGCTG TTTGTCAGCCAAGGAGCCGCCCCACATCATCTATGAGATTCGCATGAGGAGACCTGTGGAGGAGAACATCTGTACTCTGGACAAGGGAGGAGGGACCTATTCCCGATatggtacactacttttgaccaggactctggtcaaatgtagtgccacatacagtatgtag